A single genomic interval of Bradyrhizobium sp. AZCC 1693 harbors:
- a CDS encoding FTR1 family iron permease, which produces MSSAFIQAAVILLREGLEAMLVIAALAGYLTKAGATHRIQALYGGALAAVGASIIAAWLFAVLNSGEHSDVLEGIIILVAAALMLYVSGWLMVKQDPRGWQEYLAHKADSALSQDTVWAVGALAFLAVFREGAETVLFINALATTEGGWSAGLFAGLAAATAGLAVLFYFINLIARKLPLRPLFIITSAFLFVMAIKFIGEAVQEFQEQAIITVTEVKGSAFLSAIGLNPSMEALSIQGLVILFALATYSVVQRNNRLMREEKAAMRAAE; this is translated from the coding sequence ATGTCCTCAGCATTCATCCAGGCCGCCGTCATTCTGCTCCGTGAGGGGCTCGAAGCCATGCTGGTGATCGCAGCGCTGGCGGGCTACCTGACCAAAGCCGGCGCGACGCATCGCATTCAGGCGCTGTATGGCGGCGCGCTCGCGGCCGTCGGCGCCAGCATTATCGCCGCCTGGCTGTTTGCGGTGCTCAATTCGGGCGAGCACAGCGATGTCCTCGAAGGCATCATCATTCTCGTCGCCGCCGCCCTGATGCTCTATGTCAGCGGCTGGCTGATGGTGAAGCAGGATCCGCGCGGCTGGCAGGAGTATCTCGCGCACAAGGCCGATTCAGCGCTGTCGCAGGACACGGTGTGGGCGGTCGGCGCGCTGGCCTTCCTCGCGGTGTTCCGCGAGGGCGCCGAAACCGTGCTGTTCATCAATGCGCTGGCGACGACCGAAGGCGGCTGGAGCGCTGGCCTGTTCGCGGGCCTGGCCGCCGCGACCGCGGGCCTTGCCGTGCTGTTCTATTTCATCAACCTGATTGCGCGAAAACTTCCGCTGCGGCCGCTGTTCATCATCACCTCGGCGTTCCTGTTCGTGATGGCGATCAAGTTCATCGGCGAGGCCGTGCAGGAGTTCCAGGAACAGGCGATCATCACGGTCACCGAGGTCAAGGGCTCGGCGTTCCTGAGCGCGATCGGCCTCAATCCGTCGATGGAAGCGCTCTCGATCCAGGGCCTGGTGATCCTGTTTGCGCTGGCGACCTATTCGGTGGTCCAGCGCAACAACCGCCTGATGCGCGAGGAGAAGGCGGCAATGCGCGCGGCCGAGTAG
- a CDS encoding COX15/CtaA family protein, with translation MTGSSAQQAPHAVAVRWWLIAVAVLIAVMVLVGGATRLTESGLSIVEWKPVTGTLPPLNEAQWVQAFEGYKAIPQYRELNAGMSLSEFKTIFWWEWSHRLLGRVIGAVYLLPFLYFLWCGALGAELKRRLWMIFALGALQGAVGWWMVASGLAQRTEVSQYRLATHLVLALIIFASIVWTLRRMTARPQSVVPGRLKVSGVALLALTFVQLYFGALVAGLRAGRVYNTWPEIDGAFIPSAARLFFEEPWWRNLFDNTLTVQFEHRMTAYALLALAILHAIDSVRSRAGTAVIGGAWSLAAAISLQAALGILTLLHQAPIDLALAHQATAIVVLTLAVLQAERLAARRTEHDPQKLVMPLEQPG, from the coding sequence ATGACCGGTAGTTCCGCACAGCAGGCGCCGCATGCCGTCGCCGTCAGATGGTGGCTGATCGCGGTCGCCGTGCTGATCGCGGTCATGGTGCTGGTCGGCGGCGCCACGCGGCTGACGGAATCCGGATTGTCGATCGTGGAGTGGAAGCCGGTTACCGGCACGCTGCCGCCGCTCAACGAGGCGCAATGGGTGCAGGCGTTCGAGGGCTACAAGGCCATCCCGCAATACCGCGAACTCAACGCCGGCATGAGCCTTTCGGAGTTCAAGACCATCTTCTGGTGGGAATGGAGCCACCGCCTGCTCGGGCGCGTGATCGGCGCGGTCTATCTTTTGCCGTTCCTGTACTTCCTGTGGTGTGGCGCGCTGGGCGCTGAGCTGAAGCGGCGGCTATGGATGATCTTCGCCCTCGGCGCGCTGCAGGGCGCAGTCGGCTGGTGGATGGTCGCGTCGGGCCTCGCGCAACGGACCGAGGTCTCACAGTATCGGCTGGCGACGCATCTGGTGCTGGCCCTGATCATTTTTGCCTCAATCGTCTGGACGCTGCGGCGGATGACCGCGCGTCCGCAGTCCGTTGTCCCCGGGCGGCTGAAGGTCTCCGGGGTGGCTTTGCTCGCCCTGACTTTCGTCCAGCTTTATTTCGGCGCGCTGGTTGCGGGCCTGCGGGCGGGGAGGGTGTACAACACCTGGCCCGAGATCGACGGCGCCTTCATTCCATCCGCAGCGCGGCTGTTCTTCGAGGAGCCGTGGTGGCGCAATCTGTTCGACAACACGCTCACCGTGCAGTTCGAGCACCGCATGACCGCCTATGCGCTACTGGCGCTGGCGATCCTTCATGCGATCGATAGCGTGAGGTCACGGGCCGGTACAGCCGTGATCGGCGGTGCCTGGTCGCTGGCGGCGGCGATCAGCCTGCAGGCTGCGCTCGGCATCCTCACGCTGCTGCACCAAGCGCCGATCGATCTCGCGTTGGCGCATCAGGCCACAGCCATCGTGGTGCTGACGCTTGCGGTCTTGCAGGCCGAACGTCTGGCTGCGCGGCGCACCGAGCACGACCCGCAGAAGCTGGTAATGCCGCTCGAGCAACCCGGCTGA
- the nadC gene encoding carboxylating nicotinate-nucleotide diphosphorylase: protein MTLTPLLPLMYEPLVRTALLEDLGRAGDITADAIVPADRQASLVLRARQPGVVAGLDIARCAFQLVNPAIQLTAERPDGSVVAPGDLIAAIEGPARALLTGERTALNFLCHLSGVATATASLVSAAQGTRARIVCTRKTTPGLRALEKYAVRAGGGSNHRFGLDDAILIKDNHIALAGDVRTAIERAKAHAGHLVKIEIEVDTLAQLEQVLAIGVDAVLLDNMTVEQLRQAVAMTGGRAIMEASGRITAETARAIAATGVDLISAGWLTHSSAALDIGLDYLGLNRQAA, encoded by the coding sequence GTGACGCTTACGCCGCTTCTGCCCCTCATGTACGAACCGCTGGTTCGAACCGCCCTGCTCGAAGATTTAGGCCGCGCCGGCGACATCACGGCCGATGCGATCGTGCCGGCCGACCGGCAAGCCTCGCTGGTGCTGCGCGCGCGCCAGCCCGGCGTCGTCGCCGGGCTCGACATCGCGCGCTGTGCCTTTCAGCTCGTGAATCCTGCCATCCAGCTCACCGCCGAACGGCCTGACGGGAGCGTGGTGGCGCCGGGAGATCTGATCGCCGCGATCGAGGGGCCGGCGCGTGCGCTACTGACCGGTGAACGAACGGCGCTGAATTTTCTCTGCCATCTCAGCGGCGTGGCCACCGCGACGGCCTCGCTGGTGTCGGCAGCACAAGGCACCAGGGCGCGCATCGTCTGCACCCGCAAGACTACGCCCGGACTACGGGCGCTGGAAAAATACGCGGTGCGCGCCGGCGGCGGCAGCAATCACCGTTTTGGCCTCGACGACGCCATCCTGATCAAGGACAACCACATCGCGCTGGCCGGCGATGTCAGAACCGCGATCGAGCGCGCGAAAGCTCATGCCGGCCATCTCGTCAAGATCGAGATCGAGGTCGACACGCTGGCCCAGCTTGAACAGGTTCTCGCGATCGGCGTGGATGCCGTCCTGCTCGACAACATGACGGTCGAGCAACTGCGGCAGGCGGTGGCGATGACCGGCGGCCGGGCGATCATGGAAGCTTCCGGCCGCATCACCGCCGAGACCGCCAGGGCGATCGCCGCCACCGGCGTCGATCTGATTTCCGCGGGCTGGCTGACGCACAGCTCCGCCGCGCTCGATATCGGGCTCGACTATCTCGGACTCAATCGGCAGGCAGCGTAG
- a CDS encoding polysaccharide deacetylase family protein has protein sequence MASDIGILRRAGMELAYFSGYFRLKQRETGSAGVILRFERVRPRNSRPFQPNRWREITPQFLDRTIRALKRWNFDLITMDEVCQRAVTLPKANRFACLTFDGGCKDVITQAYPVLAKHGVPFTVYLPTGFPDGLGEAWWLALEDMIAREDRISLVIDRKERRFATGSTPEKYDTFEFLTSWLRTLPPPDLSFAIHDLCTRYSVDLAALSRAASMDWDDLAKLAADPLVTIGSATVNYPALSNLKAADAQREMTMGKAVAETALRRDVRHFAYPFGDRQSWRREHVVMAQEAGFASAVSTIPGVVEAKGYTNLHALPRIAWDGRHGSLRMMRVMLSGIMFPSVRPTRDNWV, from the coding sequence TTGGCGTCGGATATCGGAATTTTGCGGCGGGCCGGGATGGAGCTCGCTTATTTTAGCGGCTACTTCAGGCTGAAGCAGCGGGAGACCGGCAGCGCCGGGGTCATTTTGCGGTTTGAGCGCGTGCGTCCGCGCAATTCCCGGCCGTTTCAGCCGAACCGATGGCGTGAAATCACGCCGCAATTTCTCGACCGGACGATCCGTGCGCTGAAGCGCTGGAACTTCGATCTGATCACGATGGACGAAGTGTGCCAGCGGGCGGTCACGCTGCCGAAGGCCAACCGATTTGCCTGCCTGACCTTCGACGGCGGCTGCAAGGATGTCATCACGCAGGCCTATCCCGTGCTGGCGAAACATGGCGTGCCGTTCACCGTATACCTGCCGACAGGGTTTCCGGACGGGCTCGGCGAAGCCTGGTGGCTCGCGCTGGAAGACATGATCGCGCGCGAGGATCGCATCAGCCTGGTGATCGACCGCAAGGAGCGGCGTTTCGCAACAGGCAGCACGCCGGAGAAATATGACACTTTCGAATTTCTGACGAGCTGGCTGCGGACGCTGCCGCCGCCGGATCTTTCGTTCGCGATTCACGACCTCTGCACGCGCTACTCCGTCGATCTCGCGGCGCTGTCGCGCGCTGCGTCGATGGATTGGGACGATCTGGCGAAGCTCGCCGCTGATCCGCTGGTGACGATCGGCAGCGCAACGGTGAACTATCCCGCGCTGTCCAATCTGAAAGCGGCCGACGCGCAACGCGAAATGACAATGGGCAAGGCGGTCGCGGAGACCGCCTTGCGCCGCGACGTCAGGCATTTCGCCTATCCGTTCGGCGACCGGCAATCCTGGCGCCGCGAGCATGTCGTCATGGCGCAGGAGGCAGGTTTCGCCAGCGCGGTATCGACGATTCCGGGGGTCGTCGAGGCCAAGGGATATACCAACCTGCATGCGCTGCCGCGGATCGCCTGGGACGGACGGCACGGCTCGCTGCGCATGATGCGCGTGATGCTGTCAGGAATCATGTTTCCGTCGGTCAGGCCGACCCGGGATAATTGGGTTTAG
- a CDS encoding DUF2842 domain-containing protein encodes MTIRTRKFFGTIALLVLVVVWSLLGMTIAQTPWLANSGLLQAIFYVVAGLGWVLPAMPIVSWMSRPDRAA; translated from the coding sequence ATGACGATACGCACCCGCAAATTCTTCGGAACCATCGCACTTCTGGTGCTGGTCGTGGTGTGGTCGCTGCTCGGAATGACCATCGCCCAGACGCCGTGGCTGGCCAATTCCGGCCTGCTGCAGGCGATCTTCTATGTCGTGGCGGGGCTCGGATGGGTGCTGCCGGCGATGCCGATCGTCAGCTGGATGTCGCGGCCGGACCGCGCTGCTTAG
- a CDS encoding GNAT family N-acetyltransferase translates to MTIAAAIEDRTADAGTWSKANRIAGIDIVRDLAAAEGIWRSLERAQTSFTPYQRFDFLSPWQRQVGEREGLIPFIVIAYDAERRPLALLPLVLRHAYGARCASFMGGKHSTFNMALFDRDFAASATQADLEGLISAISQRSEADVLTLHQQPVRWRDLRNPLALLPHQPSANDCPLLVMEPGAAPAALVSNSFRRRLKGKERKLQSLPGYRSHVASSQADITRLLDWFFRVKPLRMAEQKLPNVFADPGIEDFIRGACTAPLAGGKHAIDIHALECDEEVIAIFAGVADGHRFSMLFNTYAMSANSKYSPGLILMRDIIDHYAAQGYRALDLGIGSDDYKRLFCKSDEPIFDSFIPLSQRGKLAASVMSGLNRTKRLVKHNPALFEMAQKLRSAFG, encoded by the coding sequence ATGACCATAGCTGCCGCGATTGAAGACCGGACGGCGGATGCTGGAACGTGGTCGAAGGCGAACCGCATCGCCGGCATCGACATCGTCCGCGATCTCGCCGCCGCGGAAGGCATCTGGCGCAGCCTGGAACGCGCGCAAACCTCTTTCACGCCGTATCAGCGGTTCGACTTCCTCAGCCCCTGGCAGCGGCAGGTCGGCGAGCGCGAAGGCCTCATTCCCTTTATCGTGATCGCCTACGACGCGGAACGCCGTCCATTGGCCCTGCTCCCGCTCGTGCTCAGGCACGCCTACGGCGCGCGTTGCGCCAGTTTCATGGGCGGCAAGCATTCCACCTTCAACATGGCGCTGTTCGACCGCGATTTCGCCGCAAGCGCAACGCAAGCCGATCTCGAAGGCCTGATATCGGCGATATCGCAGCGATCCGAAGCCGACGTCCTCACACTGCATCAGCAACCGGTTCGCTGGCGTGATCTGCGCAATCCGCTTGCCTTGCTGCCACATCAGCCGTCCGCCAATGATTGCCCGCTCTTGGTGATGGAGCCCGGTGCCGCGCCCGCAGCGCTGGTCAGCAACTCGTTCCGGCGCCGCCTCAAGGGCAAGGAACGCAAACTGCAGTCCCTGCCCGGCTACCGCAGTCACGTCGCGTCGTCACAGGCTGACATCACGCGGCTGCTCGACTGGTTCTTCCGCGTCAAGCCGCTGCGGATGGCCGAACAGAAGCTGCCGAACGTCTTCGCCGATCCCGGCATCGAGGATTTCATCCGCGGCGCCTGCACCGCGCCGCTCGCGGGCGGCAAGCATGCCATCGATATCCACGCGCTGGAATGCGACGAGGAAGTGATCGCAATCTTTGCCGGCGTCGCCGACGGCCACCGGTTCTCGATGTTGTTCAATACCTACGCGATGTCAGCGAATTCGAAGTACAGCCCCGGCCTGATCCTGATGCGCGACATCATCGATCACTATGCCGCACAGGGTTATCGCGCCCTCGACCTCGGGATCGGATCGGACGACTACAAGCGGCTGTTCTGCAAGAGCGACGAACCGATCTTCGACAGCTTCATCCCGCTCAGCCAGCGCGGCAAGCTCGCCGCCAGCGTCATGTCGGGCCTCAACCGCACCAAGCGGCTGGTGAAGCACAATCCGGCGCTGTTCGAAATGGCGCAAAAGCTGCGCAGCGCGTTCGGCTAG
- a CDS encoding GNAT family N-acetyltransferase: MELHVREMRHEETSLVIDYFHSSTPEHLEMLGVDPTRLPPRDVWGSLFKSLYGLPLAERRGFYLIWLADGRPIGFSSCDKIVFGTQANMHLHVTEPAQRQRGVGEKCVRQSVDIYFQMLEIKQLFCEPNAFNVGPNRTLQRAGFKYVKTHMTVPGPLNFHQAVNRWLIERRV; this comes from the coding sequence ATGGAGCTACATGTTCGCGAAATGCGGCATGAGGAAACGTCACTTGTTATCGATTATTTCCATTCATCGACGCCCGAGCATTTGGAGATGCTTGGGGTTGATCCAACGCGCCTTCCTCCAAGGGATGTTTGGGGATCCTTGTTCAAGTCTCTGTATGGTCTTCCGCTTGCAGAACGGAGAGGTTTTTACCTCATTTGGTTGGCGGATGGTCGCCCAATTGGCTTCTCAAGCTGCGACAAGATCGTATTCGGCACGCAGGCAAATATGCATCTACACGTGACGGAGCCCGCGCAGCGGCAGCGGGGGGTCGGCGAAAAGTGCGTCCGCCAAAGCGTCGATATCTATTTTCAGATGCTGGAGATCAAGCAATTGTTCTGCGAGCCGAACGCATTTAACGTCGGTCCAAATCGAACCCTGCAACGGGCTGGCTTCAAGTACGTTAAGACACACATGACGGTCCCCGGTCCCCTGAATTTCCATCAGGCAGTGAACCGATGGCTAATTGAACGGCGCGTGTGA